The proteins below come from a single Myxococcales bacterium genomic window:
- the yghU gene encoding glutathione-dependent disulfide-bond oxidoreductase — protein MTDDAASYTPSKVWTWNREMGGRFAGVNRPTAGARADVELPVGRHPLQLYSQATPNGVKVTVMLEELLALGHRGAEYDAWFISIDDGAQFGSGFVAVNPNSKIPALMDRSGPEPIRVFESGAILLYLAEKFGAFLPKEPGKRAECLSWLFWQMGSAPYLGGGLGHFYAYAPTKIEYAIDRYAMEVKRQLDVLNRRLAETAYLTGDEYTVADVAVWPWYGALVRGLLYGVGEFLQVTSYTHVVRWAELIALRPAVQRGRRVNRVWGALEGQLRERHDASDFDPPSTP, from the coding sequence ATGACGGACGACGCTGCCTCGTACACGCCCTCGAAGGTCTGGACCTGGAACCGCGAGATGGGAGGGCGGTTCGCGGGCGTGAACCGCCCGACCGCGGGGGCACGGGCCGACGTCGAGCTGCCCGTCGGACGCCACCCGCTGCAGCTCTATTCGCAGGCGACGCCCAACGGCGTGAAGGTGACCGTGATGCTCGAGGAGCTCCTCGCGCTCGGGCACAGGGGCGCCGAGTACGACGCCTGGTTCATTTCGATCGACGACGGTGCGCAGTTCGGGAGCGGCTTCGTGGCGGTGAACCCGAACTCCAAGATCCCCGCGCTCATGGACCGCAGCGGTCCCGAGCCCATCCGGGTCTTCGAGTCCGGGGCGATCTTGCTCTATCTGGCGGAGAAGTTCGGCGCCTTCCTGCCGAAGGAGCCCGGCAAGCGCGCGGAGTGCCTGTCGTGGCTCTTCTGGCAAATGGGCAGCGCGCCCTACCTCGGCGGCGGACTCGGCCACTTCTACGCCTATGCGCCGACGAAGATCGAATACGCGATCGACCGCTATGCGATGGAGGTGAAGCGACAGCTCGACGTGCTGAACCGTCGACTCGCAGAGACCGCGTATCTCACGGGCGACGAGTACACCGTCGCGGACGTCGCCGTGTGGCCTTGGTATGGCGCGCTCGTGAGGGGCCTCCTCTACGGCGTTGGGGAGTTCTTGCAGGTGACGAGCTACACCCACGTCGTGCGATGGGCGGAGCTCATCGCGCTGCGCCCGGCGGTCCAGCGCGGCAGGAGGGTCAATCGTGTGTGGGGGGCCCTCGAGGGCCAGCTCCGCGAGCGCCACGACGCGTCCGACTTCGACCCCCCATCGACGCCGTAG
- a CDS encoding alpha/beta hydrolase — translation MPKVPLRDGRSLHVHVVGRGGPGRTVVMLHGFGMHGAMWLPLVAPLAHKYRFVLPDLRGFGRSHGVDYGHADVIGGHADDVEDLLEHLGEERVLLGGLSMGALTALALAARGGFRRVAGYVHIDQAARIQNDAHYTHGLFGPEQPARFAEMRALLGEVDPLRDRPFDALPARLRERVRGAFAKFLRSAFRPAWLKTATGAVHREALARRVFPVANWPIYMDCLRAYLEQDYDFRDALVDTRTPVTFMVGEASEMYPAEGQLELARSVPGATVVRFPGVGHAIPVEAPWAFVRALSRALDT, via the coding sequence ATGCCCAAGGTCCCGCTCCGCGACGGGCGCTCGCTGCACGTACACGTGGTAGGGCGGGGCGGTCCCGGCCGCACGGTCGTGATGCTGCACGGCTTCGGCATGCACGGGGCCATGTGGCTGCCCCTCGTGGCGCCCCTCGCGCACAAGTACCGGTTCGTGCTGCCCGACCTGCGCGGCTTCGGGCGGTCGCATGGGGTCGACTACGGGCACGCCGACGTGATCGGAGGGCACGCCGACGACGTGGAAGACCTCCTCGAGCACCTCGGCGAGGAGCGCGTGTTGCTCGGCGGCCTCTCGATGGGGGCGCTCACGGCGCTCGCGCTCGCGGCGCGCGGCGGCTTCCGGCGAGTCGCCGGCTACGTGCACATCGACCAGGCCGCGCGCATCCAGAACGATGCACACTACACCCATGGCCTCTTCGGCCCCGAGCAGCCGGCGCGGTTCGCGGAGATGCGCGCGCTGCTTGGCGAGGTCGATCCGCTCCGTGACCGGCCCTTCGATGCCCTCCCCGCCCGGCTCCGCGAGCGGGTCCGCGGGGCGTTCGCGAAATTCCTCCGCTCGGCCTTCCGCCCCGCCTGGCTGAAGACCGCGACCGGCGCGGTCCACCGCGAAGCGCTGGCCAGGCGCGTCTTTCCGGTCGCGAACTGGCCAATCTACATGGACTGCCTCCGAGCTTATCTGGAGCAGGACTACGACTTCCGTGACGCCTTGGTCGACACGCGAACTCCGGTAACCTTCATGGTGGGCGAGGCCTCGGAGATGTACCCGGCCGAGGGCCAACTCGAGCTCGCGCGGTCGGTGCCCGGCGCCACCGTCGTGCGCTTCCCGGGCGTGGGGCACGCCATCCCCGTGGAGGCGCCCTGGGCCTTCGTCCGCGCCCTCTCCCGCGCGCTCGACACCTGA
- a CDS encoding VWA domain-containing protein, translated as MKLRALSVVAGVALIVAACGSTEGDGVTVFPTDPDSGSFPDGVAPPPAPGACSPACVAPERCSSKGRCLSGAACDDTLDCEKGKVCDPKTLTCVPGGGCGSQAISAEPVPPNLLVVLDRSCSMTNKVGAQTKWEIAVDALKTLTTSYNGKIRFGLTMFPDTDANSCTQAAALPVPVGPTNETKIQTMLTSALKAADPNFPDGPCVTNIDTGMTQAATDPGFSDTTRKSFAMLVSDGAQAGCNAAGGDSGTTAAITALAGKGVKTFVVGFGSGVDVPTLNQFAVAGGAPLSGATKFYNAGDKASLDAALKAIAALTLSCTFKLGTTPPDPTKLYVFVDKTKPVSRDPNKANGWEYDPVTNQVTLYGQVCTDLQAGTIKAVDIVYGCPTPA; from the coding sequence ATGAAGCTGCGCGCTCTCTCGGTGGTGGCAGGTGTGGCTCTCATCGTCGCCGCGTGCGGCAGCACCGAGGGGGACGGCGTCACGGTCTTCCCCACCGATCCCGACTCGGGCAGCTTCCCCGACGGCGTCGCGCCGCCCCCTGCGCCGGGCGCGTGCAGCCCCGCGTGCGTCGCCCCCGAGCGCTGCAGCTCGAAGGGCCGCTGCCTCAGCGGCGCGGCCTGCGACGACACCCTCGACTGCGAGAAGGGCAAGGTCTGCGATCCCAAGACGCTCACCTGCGTGCCCGGCGGCGGTTGTGGCTCGCAGGCGATCTCGGCCGAGCCCGTGCCCCCGAACCTGCTGGTCGTGCTCGACCGCTCGTGCTCGATGACCAACAAGGTGGGCGCGCAGACGAAGTGGGAGATCGCGGTGGACGCGCTGAAGACGCTCACCACCTCCTACAACGGCAAGATTCGCTTCGGCCTCACCATGTTCCCGGATACCGACGCCAACAGCTGTACGCAGGCCGCCGCGCTGCCGGTGCCGGTCGGGCCCACGAACGAGACCAAGATCCAGACGATGCTCACGAGCGCGCTAAAGGCCGCGGATCCCAACTTCCCCGACGGGCCCTGCGTGACCAACATCGACACCGGCATGACCCAGGCGGCTACCGACCCCGGCTTCAGCGACACCACCCGCAAGAGCTTCGCGATGCTGGTGTCCGACGGCGCGCAGGCCGGCTGCAACGCCGCCGGGGGCGATTCCGGCACGACGGCCGCGATCACCGCGCTCGCGGGGAAGGGCGTGAAGACCTTCGTCGTCGGCTTCGGCAGCGGCGTCGACGTGCCCACGCTGAACCAGTTCGCCGTCGCGGGCGGCGCGCCGCTCAGCGGGGCTACCAAGTTCTACAACGCGGGCGACAAGGCCTCGCTCGACGCGGCGCTGAAGGCGATCGCGGCGCTCACTCTCTCGTGCACGTTCAAGCTCGGCACGACCCCGCCCGATCCTACGAAGCTCTACGTGTTCGTCGACAAGACGAAGCCCGTGTCGCGCGACCCGAACAAGGCGAACGGCTGGGAGTACGATCCGGTGACCAACCAGGTCACCCTCTACGGCCAGGTGTGTACCGACCTGCAGGCGGGCACCATCAAGGCGGTCGACATCGTCTACGGGTGCCCGACGCCCGCCTGA